The following coding sequences are from one Myxococcales bacterium window:
- the amt gene encoding ammonium transporter codes for MLARRAFRPRPCAALATGALCLLQASSARAASGAPAALPSLDELWVLFAAVLVFFMQAGFKCLEVGLTQRKSGTSVAMKNLIDWVLTTLFFFLFGFGFLFGRSLSGLLGTDLFALEGFERHHHALGLTFFLFQAAFAGTSTTIVSGAMAERTSFMAYLVGCIWLAGFVYPVFGHWVWSGAFDPNNPGWLEQLGFMDFAGSSVVHSTGAWFALVGMTLVGPRRGRFDAHGAPRPLRSHSIAYAGLGVFILWMGWWGFNGGSTLAFNASVARIILNTNLAGAMGGFVAFAHAQAFPGRKDVAEKFLGGILGGLVAITAGCHVVTPLAALAVGAAAGLVHNLSYDWMLYRLRIDDPVAAVPVHGFCGVWGVLAVALFGRPERLNHPWLYQLGIQALGAAVCLVWAALNAAFVFTLVGKTIGLRVTATEEELGVELTPDLMGRGPSPRPPS; via the coding sequence ATGCTCGCCCGGCGCGCCTTCCGTCCGCGTCCTTGCGCCGCCCTGGCAACAGGTGCGCTGTGCTTGCTCCAGGCCTCGTCGGCCCGTGCCGCGTCCGGCGCGCCCGCGGCCCTGCCCTCTTTGGACGAGCTGTGGGTGCTCTTCGCCGCTGTCCTCGTGTTCTTCATGCAGGCCGGCTTCAAGTGCCTCGAGGTGGGGCTCACACAAAGAAAAAGCGGCACCTCGGTGGCGATGAAAAACCTCATCGACTGGGTGCTGACCACCCTTTTCTTTTTCCTCTTCGGCTTTGGCTTTCTCTTCGGCCGATCTCTGTCGGGCCTGCTCGGGACAGACCTCTTCGCGCTTGAAGGGTTCGAACGGCATCATCACGCCCTGGGCCTGACGTTCTTCTTGTTTCAAGCCGCCTTCGCAGGAACGTCGACCACGATCGTCTCAGGGGCCATGGCCGAGCGCACCAGCTTCATGGCGTACCTGGTCGGGTGTATTTGGCTCGCGGGGTTCGTTTACCCGGTGTTTGGTCATTGGGTCTGGAGTGGTGCTTTCGATCCGAATAACCCTGGGTGGCTCGAACAGCTGGGCTTCATGGATTTCGCGGGGTCGTCGGTGGTCCACTCCACGGGCGCGTGGTTCGCGCTCGTCGGCATGACCTTGGTGGGGCCTCGCCGTGGACGTTTCGACGCCCACGGTGCCCCGCGCCCCTTGCGCTCCCACAGCATCGCATATGCCGGACTGGGGGTGTTCATCCTGTGGATGGGCTGGTGGGGATTCAATGGAGGCAGCACCCTCGCGTTCAATGCCAGCGTGGCGCGGATCATCCTGAACACCAACCTGGCGGGCGCCATGGGGGGCTTCGTGGCCTTTGCGCATGCGCAAGCCTTTCCGGGTCGCAAGGACGTCGCCGAGAAGTTCCTGGGCGGCATCCTGGGCGGGCTCGTGGCGATCACCGCCGGTTGCCACGTCGTCACGCCGCTGGCCGCACTGGCGGTGGGAGCGGCCGCGGGCCTGGTGCATAATCTCAGTTACGACTGGATGCTTTACCGGCTGAGGATCGATGATCCCGTTGCGGCGGTTCCGGTACACGGGTTCTGCGGAGTCTGGGGCGTCTTGGCCGTGGCGCTCTTCGGACGGCCTGAACGCCTCAACCACCCGTGGCTGTATCAGCTCGGCATTCAGGCCTTGGGCGCGGCCGTCTGTCTGGTGTGGGCCGCGTTGAACGCCGCCTTCGTCTTTACGCTGGTGGGAAAGACCATTGGGTTGAGGGTCACGGCCACCGAGGAGGAGCTGGGCGTCGAGCTCACGCCGGACCTCATGGGCCGGGGCCCCTCCCCCCGTCCGCCTTCCTGA